One stretch of Sander vitreus isolate 19-12246 chromosome 16, sanVit1, whole genome shotgun sequence DNA includes these proteins:
- the mrps18c gene encoding small ribosomal subunit protein bS18m has protein sequence MLALRGLQRLRPVLSQHGPPGLRSLSGSSNVVQQKDTTLVKLENPFREPQRGCVLCNVSVDFKNTQLLSQFISPHTGRIYGRHLTGLCGRKQKEVSKAIKKAHSMGFMSVTHKHPQFMKDPNICAVKRLD, from the exons ATGCTCGCCCTGAGAGGGTTACAGAGGCTAAGACCCGTTTTATCTCAACATGGACCCCCGG GTCTCAGAAGTCTCTCTGGCTCTTCAAATGTAGTCCAACAGAAGGATACCACG CTGGTGAAGCTGGAGAACCCGTTCAGAGAGCCACAGAGAGGATGTGTCCTCTGCAACGTCAGCGTGGACTTCAAGAACACTCAG CTGCTGTCTCAGTTCATCTCACCTCACACGGGGAGAATCTACGGACGACACCTCACAG GTTTGTGTGGAAGGAAACAAAAGGAAGTCTCTAAAGCCATAAAGAAAGCTCACTCCATGG GTTTCATGTCGGTGACCCACAAACACCCACAGTTCATGAAGGATCCCAACATCTGTGCAGTCAAACGTCTGGATTAG